CGGGCCAGCAGCAGCGGCCCGGCCGGGGCGGGGTGCCCCAGCGTGGTCAGCAGCAGCGCCAGCGGCGTGACGAACAGCAGCGTCAGGCTGTAGTTGCGCGTGGCGTACAGCTCCGCCAGGAACTGCAGCAGCACGACCGCCGCCACCCGTACGCCGGCCGGCAGCTCCAGCGCGAGCAGCGGCGCGGCCACCACCACACCCAGCAGCGTGCCCACCATGCGCTCCAGCGCCCGCACGACCCGGCCCCGCTGGTCCTGCGCGGAGATCGGCGCGACGGCCGCCACCATCGCCCACGGGGTGTGCCCCAGGCCCAGCAGCGCGCCGGCCAAGCCGCCCAGCCCGGCCGCACTCAGGTGCCGCAGACCGTGCCACGCCAGATCCTCCTCGCTCAGGCGGTGGGCGGGTGGGTCACTCAGGTCGTCCGGACGCACCCGCTGCGAGTAGCGCGCGCCCAGCACACCCAGACCCACCGACAGCAGCGCACTCGCGGCCGCGACGCCCAGCGCCGGCGCGAACGGCGGGGGCGGCGCCGCGCCCGCCGCAGTGGTCACCGCGAACACGAAGAACAGCGATCCGGCCGGCCGCAGCCCCAGCGCCGCCGCCAGCACCGCGCCCACCCCGGCCACCAGCGCGCCCGCCAGGGCGATGCCCCACGGCCCGGTGCCCGCGTGCGCCAGCGCCCACCCGGCACTGAGGCACGCCAGCAGCAGCGCCGCGCTGACCAGCTGGTGGCGCAGCCGCGTGCCCAGCGGCTCGTGCCTGGCGTAGATACCGGTGAACGCCGCGAAGGCCGCGTACACGACCAGATCCAGGTGCCCCAGCGCCAGCAGCGTGCCCAGCGGCAGCCCCACCCCCAGCGCGATCCGGCCCGCCGGCAGGTGATCCCGCCGCGCCGGACCGAGCGTGACGAAGGGCCGCGCCCAGCGGCGCAGCGTTGCCAGCACGCTTCGGGGTGGGCGCGGCTCCTCCACTGGCGTGCAGTCTAGGCCGCGCGGCCAGGCCCGG
This window of the Deinococcus metalli genome carries:
- a CDS encoding FUSC family protein, with protein sequence MEEPRPPRSVLATLRRWARPFVTLGPARRDHLPAGRIALGVGLPLGTLLALGHLDLVVYAAFAAFTGIYARHEPLGTRLRHQLVSAALLLACLSAGWALAHAGTGPWGIALAGALVAGVGAVLAAALGLRPAGSLFFVFAVTTAAGAAPPPPFAPALGVAAASALLSVGLGVLGARYSQRVRPDDLSDPPAHRLSEEDLAWHGLRHLSAAGLGGLAGALLGLGHTPWAMVAAVAPISAQDQRGRVVRALERMVGTLLGVVVAAPLLALELPAGVRVAAVVLLQFLAELYATRNYSLTLLFVTPLALLLTTLGHPAPAGPLLLARAAETVLGALIGLGVVLLVRSAAEKRAAA